A part of Cryptococcus neoformans var. grubii H99 chromosome 6, complete sequence genomic DNA contains:
- a CDS encoding phytanoyl-CoA dioxygenase produces MLSHSLLASLRARSAASLLASSSTSVRSLAIQASSTITSIRPSGDEIVNMRLSQRSIQAALEALRADGIVVVEDVVNKDAIDKLNSHMEKDTRTLMARGENGPFNYNLGNLQQSPPYDPDLFSPSIFVNPIGIQLTNAYLGERPTMSFISANSAVKADVGQPVHSDADFNHPSITFAAVVNVGLVDMNPKNGSTQVWLGTHNGTDLSCQEGAHGERASGRIKQDLLDARKSISPPLQSTIPKGSLIIRDLRLWHAGMPNTTDEPTRSGSCWQ; encoded by the exons ATGCTCTCACACAGTCTCCTTGCTTCCCTTCGCGCTCGTTCCGCCGCTTCCTTGCTTgcatcctcgtccacctccGTCCGATCCCTCGCCATTCAAGCCTCGTCCACCATCACATCTATCAGACCCAGCGGCGATGAAATCGTCAACATGCGCCTCAGCCAAAGATCTATCCAAGCAGCCCTCGAAGCTTTACGGGCAGACGGGATAGTCGTGGTCGAAGACGTAGTCAACAAAGACGCGATCGATAAGCTCAATTCCCACATGGAGAAGGACACGCGGACGCTCATGGCACGAGGAGAGAATGGACCGTTCAACTATAACCTAGGCAATCTACAACAGAGCCCGCCATACGATCCGGATCTGTTCTCACCGTCGATATTTGTGAATCCTATCGGAATACAATTGACGAATGCGTACCTTGGGGAACGCCCGACCATGTCGTTCATCTCGGCCAACTCGGCCGTGAAGGCGGACGTGGGACAGCCAGTACATTCTGATGCTGACTTCAACCATCCAAGT ATTACATTTGCAGCTGTGGTTAATGTCGGCCTCGTCGACATGAACCCCAAGAACGGCTCAACCC AGGTCTGGCTCGGAACACATAATGGCACGGATCTTTCTTGTCAGGAAGGGGCGCATGGGGAGAGAGCCTCCGGTCGAATCAAGCAGGATTTATTGGATGCCCGGAAATCAATTTCTCCTCCATTGCAGTCCACTATCCCGAAAG GCTCACTGATCATCCGCGATCTTCGATTGTGGCACGCCGGCATGCCCAATACAACCGACGAACCTACGAGATCAGGATCATGTTGGCAATGA